One Candidatus Omnitrophota bacterium genomic window, AATCACCTTGTGGCCGGAAAGAGCGGCTTTTTGGGCGCGCATACGCACCAGGCCCTCTTCTTTACGCTGTTCTTTCTTCTCTTGCCTTAAGCGCTCCAGCGCCTTGACCCTGCCTTCATTACGGCAGCGCCTGGCCTTAACCCCTTGACGGATCCAAACCTCTTCCTCCGCCAGTTTTTTATCGAAATGCTTCCACTCCGATTCCTCGATATCCAGCGCCGCCTGCTTGCGCTCTAAGAATGTCTTATAATCGCAGGCCCAGCTAAAGAGCCTGCCCCGGTCAAGCTCGACTATCCGGGTCGCCAGATGCTGCATAAACATCCGGTCATGGGTTACGAAAAACACCGTGCCCGGATAATTCGCCAGAAATCCCTCCAGCCAATTGATCGAATCTATATCCAGGTGGTTTGTCGGCTCGTCCAAAAGCAGGATCTCAGGCTTTAACGCCAGTTCCCTGGCTAAAAGCACCCTGCGCTTCTGCCCTCCGGACAGGTCCTGAAAATCGCTGTCCCCGTCAATCTTCATCTGGGAAATAACCTGTTCCACCTGGCTGTTCACATCCCAGCTTCCGGTTCGATCCAGCTCCGCTTGAACGTCATCCAGCTGACGGAGCAATTCCGGGGTATGCTCGGTATGCAGGCGGTGCGTAAGTTGATGATACCGGCTTAAAAGGTTCGCCCGCTCGCCCAGCCCGGAAAGGACAATATCATAGACATTGCCTTTCATATCCACGGACACTTCCTGGGGCAGATGCGCGACCTGTATACCTTTTTGCAGGACTACTGAACCGTCATCAGGCTCGAGATCGCCGGACATTACCTTCATCAAAGTGGTTTTGCCCGCGCCGTTACGGCCAAGCAAAGCCACCCGCTCGCCCGGCTCCAATTGCAGGTTCAAGCGGTCGAAAACAAGCGGACCGCTGAACTTCAGGTTGATCTCCTGTAAACTGATTAACGCCATAAAAACCCCTTATAAAAATATCGACGCGGATAATTGTTTAGATTATTTTCAATGGCCGGACAGATGCGAATATAGACAAGACTACAACGAGGAACTCCTAGGATCCAGCGATACGCTCAATAATACCGTTGATCGCGTTATTTTCTACCGCGGCGGAATCCCGGATTTTTGCCGCCGGGCCTGTGATTTCCCCTGCCCTGGGGTTTATCGAAATTGCGGAATTTGGAAAACCCGCCTTCCCGCGGATTACGCTCGAACTTGGGCTTAAATGACCCCGGGCCTTCTTTATGTTTGGAGAAACATTCCTTGCAGTATACCGGGCGGTCTCCGGTAGGCTTAAACGGGACTTCGCACTGGGTCCCGCAGTCAGCGCAGATAGCCTTGTTAAAGCTTCTTTCCCGGAAATTATTATCGCGCTCTCCCCTGTCGAAACGCCGCGGGGCGTCATATCTCTGGAAAGGACGGGAAAAGTTGCTGCTCACAGGAGGCCTTTCCACGGAACGGCTGATCAAGGCGTCGATCTTTCCCTCCAAAGAAACCAACTGCTGCTGCATCTTAAGGATAAGATCGGTCATATCCGGCGCGATCTGCGGTTCGACTTGCGGCTCATTATGAGGTTCAACTGCGGCGCTTTTGCGTTTAGCGGTCTTTTTTTTCATTTTGCTCCTTATCCGGTTAAAACAGCTTGGTAAATTACCACTCGATATTAGACATTCTACAACAGCCTTATTTTAGCACCGGGAATAAGTTAAACAACTAATATTATTGCTTTACCCTCCCGCATCAATAAATTCCGCAATTTGTTGTATCAATACATACCACCCGGCGATGTTATGAATCAGGGATCTATTCCTGAGGTCAGAAGAAATCTCCAGAGATTAATCCATCCAGGAACATAGTCATCACCTTTACCGATTCCGCCTGTTCTATCCGGTCAATTCTAACAGCCTTCCCGGCGATACTCGCGCAATAACCGCATTTATCACAGGGAATTAATCTGCAATCGTGGTTTTTGAAGAAATCCAGGAAACCATCCAGTTTCCTATTGTCAATATAAAGCTTCTCCTGGAACAACGCCTGATTCAAGGCTGCCAGCCTGCTGACATCGATCAATTCCGGTCGATTAAGATACTGCATTTTTATTTGATTCCAATCAGCAGGATCGGTAAAGGTAAACAGTATTTTAGCCAAGTTACCGTCGTATCGTCTGTCGCTATAAGCCTTCACTCTTCTTACCAACGCTTCTGTAGTCATGCACCTGTCACACAGCTTGAATCGCTCTATTCCGATGGCCTCATATTCATGGACATCTTCGGGGCGTATAAATTGAGCCCTGATGAATTCGGCCGGGTTCTTAACCTTGCGCAAGGTACAGTTGACAATACAATATTCAACAAAGAAATTCTTATTAGGATCACCCTGCGTAGTGCCATGCCCCTGCTGGTTAGCATGCAAAGGAGCGAATGGACATCCGCTTAAACAGGTAAGGCTGGCAATCAATTGAAGCTCACAGTCAATATTATCTTTCAGCGCCCTCAACATCTTGAAGTCCCTGTTGATAGTCCTGTTGACCAGGGTAATCTCATCGGCCCCCAGATCCTGCCACCATTTCGCGCAATCCAGGTTATCAACTATAGAAAATAAAGATACACAGGTTTTCAAGCGGGGAAAATGTTTTTTGACCATCTCTAATAAAGAAGGCAAAGCGACACTAACGGCTTCTGCCCCTGTAGAATCTATCCACTCCAAGTACTCCATAATATCCCTATAGCCATCCCTGGTAAATTCCTTATTCCCCATACAACTGGTGTTTATGCAGTAATTGAACTTTATTCCGTTCGCCTTTGCCAACCTTATGTGCTCTTCGGCCCGTTTTCTATCCACCTCCGGCAATAGATACGACATCCTGCCGCTGCCTACCGCGGAAAGAGTAATTGCCCCGTATAACCAGTCCACCTCGGGATAATCTTTAACGCGTATTATCAATTCATCATCCCAATTCGTCGGCACAAATAATTTCATACTTCCCTCTCTTTCTTAATTGTTATCCGGATTTGCGCGGTTATTGCGGCATGCTTATACAAAACAAAACCGCCGCAACAACTTTCGTTATTACAGCGGGTTAACAATTCTAAACTCCTCCTTCAGGAAAAACCGCATAATGAGAAAAATACAGTTATTTATGCGACTTAAAACTTATTAAGATATCGCAATTCCCCAGATCAGACCTTATATCCTTATCTAACTTATTCGCCAGTTTTTCAATTTCAAATACGCTAAGATTATCCTTTACAGTAAGGATTATATCCAGAAAGATCTTTTCCCCTGCCTTGCGCATCCTTAGCCTGTGAACGCCCAGAGAGTCCGGTTTACGCATATCCACGATCCCTTTTATTCTGGCATAACTGTCGTCCCTGGGGACCGCGTCTAAAAGTTCACGGACATTGTGTATTACGGTCTTAAACGGCACCCAGACAAGGATCAACGCCAAGGCTATAGCCATAACCGGGTCCACATAAGGCGTTATCTTAACGTAACCCGCGCGTTGCAGCAGCAGCCCCAAAAGAAAACCAAAACAAACCCCAAAAGACAACACCGTGTCCATATACCAGTGCAAACCGGCTGCCCGCAACATATTTGAACCCGTATTCCGGGATAATCTTTTTAAATAAAGCGTGATAAATACCCCCAAAATGCTTGCCGCGAATGTCGCGGCCACAGGCAAAAAATGGTTTGCGATATCTTCCGCGTGGATAATATCCTGGATAGCGATCTTTATGGCAAAAAGACAAGCCGCAAAGATCAATATCCCCTGTACGGATGCGGTAAGCGGCTCATATTTGTTATACCCGAAGTTATACGTTTCATCGGCGGGCCTGTGAATTTTACTGATAGAAAAATTCATAAGGAATGCCACCCCCAATATAACCAGGCTTGCCGACGCGTCTAAAATCAAGGTAACCGAATCAACAGCGATCCCGGCAACGGCGGAAATAAGGAACAGGGTTATAGACCCGGCCATGGAGACCTTGACAGCCAGCATCTGCCGGCGCTTTGTTTCCGCCATAGGGTCCGCGTTTTTTATTTGCATATGCCTTATCCTCTCTCGCGCAGACTGTATTTACAGTTTGAAGTAAATAAACTCTCCGGCCCTGTTCAGGAACTTGCGGATACCCAGCTTTATCATTGCCCATCTAAAACACGGGCCTTTCGTATACTTTTCCCCAAGCTCCGCTATTCTT contains:
- a CDS encoding cation diffusion facilitator family transporter; the encoded protein is MQIKNADPMAETKRRQMLAVKVSMAGSITLFLISAVAGIAVDSVTLILDASASLVILGVAFLMNFSISKIHRPADETYNFGYNKYEPLTASVQGILIFAACLFAIKIAIQDIIHAEDIANHFLPVAATFAASILGVFITLYLKRLSRNTGSNMLRAAGLHWYMDTVLSFGVCFGFLLGLLLQRAGYVKITPYVDPVMAIALALILVWVPFKTVIHNVRELLDAVPRDDSYARIKGIVDMRKPDSLGVHRLRMRKAGEKIFLDIILTVKDNLSVFEIEKLANKLDKDIRSDLGNCDILISFKSHK
- a CDS encoding ATP-binding cassette domain-containing protein, with the protein product MALISLQEINLKFSGPLVFDRLNLQLEPGERVALLGRNGAGKTTLMKVMSGDLEPDDGSVVLQKGIQVAHLPQEVSVDMKGNVYDIVLSGLGERANLLSRYHQLTHRLHTEHTPELLRQLDDVQAELDRTGSWDVNSQVEQVISQMKIDGDSDFQDLSGGQKRRVLLARELALKPEILLLDEPTNHLDIDSINWLEGFLANYPGTVFFVTHDRMFMQHLATRIVELDRGRLFSWACDYKTFLERKQAALDIEESEWKHFDKKLAEEEVWIRQGVKARRCRNEGRVKALERLRQEKKEQRKEEGLVRMRAQKAALSGHKVIKAFQLHFGYADKCLVRDFSANIMRHDKIGVIGPNGSGKTTLLRILLGKLAPQRGKVTLGTNLEIAYYDQLREQLDEEKTVAENVNGASETIMINGKPKHILGYLQEFLFAPERS
- a CDS encoding U32 family peptidase, with the translated sequence MKLFVPTNWDDELIIRVKDYPEVDWLYGAITLSAVGSGRMSYLLPEVDRKRAEEHIRLAKANGIKFNYCINTSCMGNKEFTRDGYRDIMEYLEWIDSTGAEAVSVALPSLLEMVKKHFPRLKTCVSLFSIVDNLDCAKWWQDLGADEITLVNRTINRDFKMLRALKDNIDCELQLIASLTCLSGCPFAPLHANQQGHGTTQGDPNKNFFVEYCIVNCTLRKVKNPAEFIRAQFIRPEDVHEYEAIGIERFKLCDRCMTTEALVRRVKAYSDRRYDGNLAKILFTFTDPADWNQIKMQYLNRPELIDVSRLAALNQALFQEKLYIDNRKLDGFLDFFKNHDCRLIPCDKCGYCASIAGKAVRIDRIEQAESVKVMTMFLDGLISGDFF